A region of Macrobrachium nipponense isolate FS-2020 chromosome 7, ASM1510439v2, whole genome shotgun sequence DNA encodes the following proteins:
- the LOC135217768 gene encoding large ribosomal subunit protein uL10-like, with protein sequence MKEGDKVGASEATLLNMLNISPFTYGLAVQQVYDQGTVFSPKVLDITDEDLMGTFQTGLNNVAAVSLAIGFPTIASVPHSVVNGFKRLLALAAVTDITFKQAETLKEFLADPSKFAAAAAASAPAASAAAAAPAAEAAKEEEPEEESDDDMGFGLFD encoded by the exons ATGAAGGAAGGTGACAAGGTGGGTGCTAGCGAAGCCACGCTTCTCAACATGTTGAACATTTCCCCCTTCACCTATGGTTTGGCTGTCCAGCAAGTATATGACCAGGGCACTGTCTTCTCGCCCAAAGTGCTTGATATCACTGATGAAGATCTCATGGGAACATTCCAGACA gGTCTGAATAATGTTGCTGCTGTGTCACTAGCAATTGGCTTCCCAACAATTGCTTCTGTGCCGCACTCTGTTGTCAATGGTTTCAAGAGGTTGTTGGCTCTGGCAGCTGTAACAGACATTACTTTCAAGCAGGCAGAGACACTCAAGGAGTTCTTGGCT GATCCAAGCAAGtttgcagctgctgctgctgcttctgctccagcagcttctgctgctgctgcagctccAGCAGCTGAAGCTGCAAAGGAAGAGGAGCCAGAAGAGGAATCTGATGATGACATGGGCTTCGGTCTCTTCGATTAA